From Acidobacteriota bacterium, one genomic window encodes:
- a CDS encoding Hpt domain-containing protein has translation MDLDVALSHVDGDRELLRELSGIFIEDYPRMLEEMQNSVLGRDHATLERLAHTLKGRLAYFGAAEARGSAADLETMGRERDLAGAWKSLEELDSAMAGVLRELESFCRERIE, from the coding sequence TTGGATCTGGACGTTGCGCTGTCTCACGTGGACGGGGACCGGGAACTGCTCCGGGAGCTGTCCGGAATCTTCATCGAGGACTATCCCCGCATGCTCGAGGAGATGCAGAACTCGGTCCTCGGCCGCGACCACGCCACCCTGGAACGCCTGGCCCATACCCTCAAGGGAAGGCTGGCCTATTTCGGCGCCGCCGAGGCGCGCGGCAGCGCGGCGGACCTGGAGACGATGGGACGCGAAAGGGACCTGGCCGGGGCCTGGAAGAGCCTCGAGGAGCTGGATTCCGCGATGGCCGGCGTGCTGCGGGAGCTCGAATCCTTCTGCCGGGAGCGGATCGAATGA